cgacGCCAAGAACCGGAACCGGTTCTGAAAAATCCGGACAAAAAAATCCGTTTTACTTTTAGTCATACACATTTAGAAAAGGTATTTACATTACAATGTTTTAACAATTATTTAACGATATGGCTAAGCGGGTGTAAGGATATATCACCCATAAAACAAACGATTTGCGAGTAGTAATCTACAAGATTAGAGGTTTCCTACGGTGACCAAATAATCAAAAGTTGAGATAAACAACAAAACCCCCAGATACCAGATACATGATACAGATACACTCCGAATAAGCAATCGCACCTTATTACATCACATCACATCACATCAcacacaataaacacaacagacACACATATTGAAAGTCACTCAACCTTTTTTATGATGTAAGGATTGGAGGAAGATAATCAACTTTCCCACCAAGAACACGAGCTTTCGTATCAGGGAAAAACTCGGCACCAGGCAGTTCAGTAACATGACCTTCACTAGCAACCCCAATTGGGTACCGAAGCAAGTGACCCGGAAGGTCTTGTTCAAGATTCTCACTTGCAAACAAATCCCAGTACTTTTCGGCGATTTGGTTCACTTTTTTCACACATTCAGTACTTTCAGGATTTTGAAAGCTGTCGTCAAGCATGCCTAGGTGTTCGTACCATAGGGCCATACGGAAACCGTGGACTTCACCTCGTGCGGGTTCACGAGTTGTGAGATGGTACGGTTGGTAGGCTCCCATTGCTATTTCAGAGTCTCTAGCGCCATCCATTGATCGTTGGTTGATGTTGGCTGATCCGACTATTATGTATTCATCATCAACTACAACATGGATACAGAAAGGGTCAAACTGAGTCGTGATCAATCAATCAACAGTAAGAAAATCAGGTAcaatttggtcaaaatgggtaacttTTATAGGAATGAGTACAAAAGGGTTGTGTGGGCTGCCGTTGGGTTGACTAGAAAACTTTTTTATAATCATTTATATTTCAAAAAGTTAAATTATATAATCATCTATGTTTCAAAAAGTTATATTTGAGAAATGTTTCCTTTAAAGGGAAACACTATAGTAAACTTTTGACCCTTTCAACCCATTTGAGAAATTCTTCCTTTAAAGGGATCTTTTACCTATTTAACTATTAAGACCACCCGTTACCGTGACTAACGTGGAGTCAAATCCCGATTTTGCCCGTCGAAGACTTGACTGACGCCCAAACTCAGTCAAAATTTGACGCCAGTGACAAATTCGTCAAAATATTGCCACATAGATTAGACGGGCTGATTTAACGCCCATAAGGACTGGTCCAACAATAAAACTGGTTGACCTGTTTATATATGAACGGGTAATAATTGCGTTCTCTAATGAAAATAACAAGAGTTACTACTAACCGATCATCATTTTGGCATGCACGTAGATCATGAAGCGTCGGGCCTCCTGGGCTTTCAAATAGTCTGAATCGGGATCAGGCCTCTCAGAAGGTTCATATTCACCGCTCCTTTTAACCTCACGGTTACCAAGGCAGAAAAACGTGAGATAATCTCTCGGGTCATCTTTAAGCCCGCGAGCTTCAAGAGCCCGAACAATATCTTTATACATCATCTCCATAGTCCTCCTTTGCCAGTCCAATATTGCTTGAACCGACGCACTTTCTGGTATCCCTTCGGGCCACATCGGGACCACAACGTAAACTGTAAACTTCTCCCCTGCCTCGATTTTACTAACAATTTTCAACGATAGTTCTTTCGGGATTAAATGCAACGCACCAACATCTTCACCTTTAACGTCATCAAACTCCCATGCATACGAGCTTCCAAGAAAGTACTGGTTTTCGATATAGATGAAACGTTTTGCTCGTCTTATTGCGTGGATATACGCGTCTTGTATACTTCGATCGATTATGTTATCTTTACCACTTACTAGACCCGACTTAACCGCCTCTTCAGGTGTGTCCGGGAACCCGAACGCGGCCCCGCCGTCAATAGAACGGAACACTTGAACGTTCCACGTCTCGGGATCATCGGGAAACATGACGGGTGACGGGGGAGTTATGACACCATCGAGTTCACGTAAATTAACAAGAATGTCTTTCCCGCCTTGCTTTTTCCACCTTTGTTCGAAGTTAAAAAGAACATCCCAAGCAACCGGTCCCTCAAGTCGACTATGGATATCATGCCATGGTTCACGGGGTCCACCTTTAGCTATCGAAGCTCCAGTGTAGTTCGGCTGATGGAAATCGTCATGGTGTGCAGTGTCGAGCGTTCGGAAAAGCGAGTGAAACTGTGAATCGTATCGACCGTCACAAAGATCAATCCCGCCAACAAAACTTACAACCCGACGGTTTTGTGGGTCCCCGTTGGGCATTGCGGAGTCCACCACCACAATTTTCTGATGGTGAGTGAACATTGCCGAAATTTGAAGGTCCTGAATGAAACTTCCACCATCGTCGGGGTTTCGAGGGCATAGTATGCAATGAACATCTGAATTTTTAAAGTAGTTTTCGGTATCTTCATCGTGTGTTGCCATTAGCCCGTCTTTTTTTAGTACATCAACCGAAGTTCGATCGTCCCAAACAAGCATAAGAACCCGAATACCTTCACTCGCTTTCTTTTTCAAAAGCTCACCGAGCGTGACATCACCTCCCGCCTTTGGTCTTCTCGAATCTCTTATCAAAGTTATCTGAGTGTAAACCGACCACCCGGTAATATAAATAAAGTGTTTCGCGTTAGTAATAGCATCAAATATATCTTCCCAACATCTCTTCGGTTCATAATATTTACCACCCGCGAGGGGTATTTTGGGGATGAAATTATCGGGCACGTGTGCATCTTGATATAACGAAACCCGACATCCCTGTCTTTGAGCGAAGAACGTGTACGGAACTCCGGGATATTTCGCACTACTAACTCCGCGGGCCCAGTTTCGATCCTGTGTAACATCAAAATACTGTAACTTTACATGGATTTTGGAACCTGCACTTATGGGATTTTTGTCTTCATCTAAAATCTCGACCCATCTATCGATTTCTTCACCGTTTAAGAGTTCTTCAACGGGAATATAAGCTCGTCCGATTAACGTTGCACCAATTGGATTATCATCTTTGACAGTGAATATGACATTAGAAGCTGAGTGAGCACAATAAATGTGGAAAGACTCGTACCATCTTGGGTTTTCGGGTTCATCTTCGATTTTTTTAGTTCGTCCAACTCTGCATTTTTCTAGATCGACTGTCGCATAAATTTTGGGAGTTCCTTTCCCGAATCCAACTGTCTCTTCTATGTTAGCCACGATCTGCCACAAGAATAACACAAATGAGCAATCCTCGACATAAAGAATAACAATGAAACAATGCAGATAACATAAAAAAGTAGATATACTGAAGCTAGTCAACATTTCACATTTCTTGAAACTCGGTGTCACCGTTTAACACAAGGCTTGTGATTCAAAAAACGTTTTACGTTTCACGTACACTGTACGTTGTTTGTTTGTAATCATTTAGCATCAATAGCCTTGTCTATGCAAGCATAGATCCACTTATATGTGATAACTATACCTGGCAAACAGGTCAGGTTAGATCGGTTTGGGTAAAGGGTGAATTGCCAGGTATAGTTATAACTCATAAGTCATCATTAAAGTTAGAGCAGTGAATCGCCAACACAAACCAATATACAGCTCAAAATACAAACAGGACTCTTTGGG
This genomic window from Rutidosis leptorrhynchoides isolate AG116_Rl617_1_P2 chromosome 2, CSIRO_AGI_Rlap_v1, whole genome shotgun sequence contains:
- the LOC139894686 gene encoding phospholipase D alpha 1 — its product is MAQILIHGTLHVTIYEVDKLHAGGGNNIFKKIVANIEETVGFGKGTPKIYATVDLEKCRVGRTKKIEDEPENPRWYESFHIYCAHSASNVIFTVKDDNPIGATLIGRAYIPVEELLNGEEIDRWVEILDEDKNPISAGSKIHVKLQYFDVTQDRNWARGVSSAKYPGVPYTFFAQRQGCRVSLYQDAHVPDNFIPKIPLAGGKYYEPKRCWEDIFDAITNAKHFIYITGWSVYTQITLIRDSRRPKAGGDVTLGELLKKKASEGIRVLMLVWDDRTSVDVLKKDGLMATHDEDTENYFKNSDVHCILCPRNPDDGGSFIQDLQISAMFTHHQKIVVVDSAMPNGDPQNRRVVSFVGGIDLCDGRYDSQFHSLFRTLDTAHHDDFHQPNYTGASIAKGGPREPWHDIHSRLEGPVAWDVLFNFEQRWKKQGGKDILVNLRELDGVITPPSPVMFPDDPETWNVQVFRSIDGGAAFGFPDTPEEAVKSGLVSGKDNIIDRSIQDAYIHAIRRAKRFIYIENQYFLGSSYAWEFDDVKGEDVGALHLIPKELSLKIVSKIEAGEKFTVYVVVPMWPEGIPESASVQAILDWQRRTMEMMYKDIVRALEARGLKDDPRDYLTFFCLGNREVKRSGEYEPSERPDPDSDYLKAQEARRFMIYVHAKMMIVDDEYIIVGSANINQRSMDGARDSEIAMGAYQPYHLTTREPARGEVHGFRMALWYEHLGMLDDSFQNPESTECVKKVNQIAEKYWDLFASENLEQDLPGHLLRYPIGVASEGHVTELPGAEFFPDTKARVLGGKVDYLPPILTS